Proteins from one Coturnix japonica isolate 7356 chromosome 5, Coturnix japonica 2.1, whole genome shotgun sequence genomic window:
- the VPS39 gene encoding vam6/Vps39-like protein isoform X4, with protein MHDAFEHVPILEKLPLQIDCLAAWEEWLLVGTKQGHLLLYRIKKDIGCNRFEVTLEKSNKNFSKKIQQIHVVSQFKILVSLLENNIYVHDLLTFQQITTVSKAKGASLFTCDLQQSDNGEEVLRMCVAVRKKLQLYFWKDREFHELQGDFSVPDVPKSMAWCENSICVGFKRDYYLIRVDGKGSIKELFPTGKQLEPLVAPLADGKVAVGQDDLTVVLNEEGVCTQKCALNWTDIPIAMEHQPPYIIAVLPRYVEIRTFEPRLLVQSIELQRPRFITSGGTNIIYVASNHFVWRLIPVSIATQIQQLLQDKQFELALQLAEMKDDSDSEKRQQIHHIKNLFAFNLFCQKRFDESMQVFAKLGTDPTHVMGLYPDLLPTDYRKQLQYPNPLPGLSGTELEKAHLALIDYLTQKRSQLVKKLNDSDHQSSTSPLMEGTPTIKSKKKLLQIIDTTLLKCYLHTNVALVAPLLRLENNHCHIEESEHVLKKAHKYSELIILYEKKGLHEKALQVLVDQSKKANSPLKGHERTVQYLQHLGAENLHLVFSYSVWVLRDYPEDGLKIFTEDLPEVEALPRDRVLSFLIENFKSLAIPYLEHIIHVWEETGADFHNCLIQLYSEKVQALMKEYLSSFPADRSPVPAGEEGGDLGDYRKKLLLFLEKSSCYEPSRLISDFPFDGLLEERALLLGRMGKHEQALFIYVHILKDTNMAENYCHKHYDRNKDGNKDVYLSLLRMYLSPPSVHCLGPIKMEVLEPQANLQAALQVLELHHSKLDTTKAINLLPANTQISEIRIFLEKVLEENAQKKRFNQVLKNLLHAEFLRVQEERILHQQVKCIITEEKVCTVCKKKIGNSAFARYPNAIVVHYFCSKEVNTLDT; from the exons AGGAATGGCTCCTTGTTGGTACCAAACAAGGGCATCTTCTTCTTTACAGGATCAAGAAGGACATAG GTTGCAATAGATTTGAAGTGACACTAGAGAAATCCAACAAGAACTTCTCAAAGAAGATCCAGCAG attcaTGTTGTTTCTCAATTTAAAATTCTGGTCAGTCTGTTAG aaaataacatttatgtCCATGACCTGTTAACGTTTCAACAAATAACTACAGTTTCCAAGGCAAAAGGTGCATCTCTCTTCACCTGTGACCTTCAG CAGTCAGATAATGGAGAAGAGGTGCTGAGGATGTGTGTGGCAGTGCGGAAGAAGCTACAactttatttttggaaggaCAGAGAGTTCCATGAACTACAA GGTGACTTCAGTGTACCCGATGTACCCAAATCTATGGCCTGGTGTGAAAACTCCATCTGTGTAGGTTTCAAGAGAGACTATTACTTGATACGG gtGGATGGAAAAGGATCCATCAAAGAACTGTTTCCAACAGGGAAGCAACTGGAACCATTGGTTGCACCTCTAGCAGATGGAAAAGTTGCAGTTGGCCAAGATGATCTAACGGTTGTCCTCAACGAAGAAGGGGTCTGTACCCAGAAATGTGCACTGAATTGGACAGATATTCCAATAGCCATGG AACATCAGCCTCCCTACATCATTGCTGTTCTGCCAAGGTATGTGGAGATCCGCACGTTTGAACCCCGACTGCTGGTACAGAGTATTGAGCTGCAGAGACCACGCTTCATCACCTCTGGAGG GACAAATATCATATATGTGGCTAGTAATCACTTTGTTTGGCGACTCATCCCTGTGTCCATAGCCACACAGatccagcagcttctgcaggatAAGCAGTTTGAGTTGGCTTTGCAGTTGGCA GAAATGAAAGATGATTCAGATAGTGAGAAGCGACAACAAATTCACCACATAAAGAACCTCTTTGCCTTCAACCTCTTCTGTCAGAAGCGCTTTGATGAGTCAATGCAAGTTTTTGCCAAACTTGGTACAG ATCCCACTCACGTGATGGGTCTGTATCCTGACCTACTGCCAACAGATTACAGGAAACAGTTACAGtatcccaaccccctgccaggTCTCTCTGGGACAGAGCTGGAGAAGGCACATTTAGCTCTGATAGACTACCTAACGCAA AAAAGGAGTCAGCTGGTGAAGAAGCTAAATGATTCTGACCATCAATCCAGTACCTCACCCCTCATGGAAGGAACACCCACAATCAAATCCAAAAAGAAGCTGTTACAAATCATTGATACCACCCTGTTAAAATGCTACCTCCAT ACAAATGTAGCACTTGTGGCACCGTTGCTACGTTTGGAGAACAATCATTGCCACATTGAGGAGAGTGAACATGTACTGAAGAAGGCTCATAAATACAGTGAGCTCATAATATTGTATGAGAAGAAAGGTCTGCATGAGAAAG CATTACAGGTGCTGGTGGATCAGTCAAAGAAAGCTAACTCGCCTTTGAAGGGTCATGAGAGGACAGTGCAGTATCTGCAGCATTTGG GTGCAGAGAATTTGCACTTGGTATTTTCCTATTCTGTCTGGGTGCTAAGAGATTACCCCGAAGATGGGCTAAAG ATCTTTACAGAAGACCTCCCTGAAGTGGAAGCATTGCCACGAGACAGAGTGCTCAGTTTTTTGATTGAGAATTTTAAAAGTTTGGCTATTCCTTATCTG GAACACATCATTCATGTCTGGGAAGAAACTGGTGCAGACTTCCACAACTGTCTGATCCAGCTGTACAGTGAGAAAGTGCAGGCCTTAATGAAAGAATATCTCAGCTCTTTCCCAGCAG ATAGATCTCCAGTGcctgctggggaggaaggaggagacTTAGGGGATTACCGGAAAAAACTACTTCTTTTTTTGGAGAAGTCTAGCTGTTATGAACCTAGTCGACTAATTAGTGACTTTCCCTTTGATG GTCTTCTTGAAGAACGTGCTCTGCTCTTGGGTCGTATGGGGAAGCATGAGCAAGCTCTGTTTATTTATGTTCATATTCTGAAGGACACCAACATGGCTGAAaa cTACTGCCATAAACATTATGACAGAAACAAAGATGGCAACAAAGAT GTCTATCTGTCTCTGCTCCGGATGTATCTCTCCCCACCTAGTGTTCATTGCTTGGGGCCAATCAAGATGGAAGTGCTGGAGCCTCAAGCCAATCTGCAGGCTGCTCTACAGGTGTTGGAGCTACATCACAGCAAACTAGATACCACCAAG GCAATAAACCTTCTTCCAGCAAATACACAGATTAGTGAGATTCGGATCTTCCTAGAGAAAGTCCTTGAAGAAAATGCTCAGAAGAAAAGATTCAATCAAGTACTCAAGAATCTTCTCCATGCTGAGTTTCTAAGG GTTCAGGAGGAACGGATCTTGCATCAGCAAGTAAAGTGCATTATTACAGAGGAGAAAGTGTGCACTGTATGTAAAAAGAAGATAGGCAACAG TGCATTTGCCCGGTACCCTAATGCAATAGTTGTGCATTATTTCTGCTCCAAAGAAGTCAACACGTTGGACACCTGA
- the VPS39 gene encoding vam6/Vps39-like protein isoform X2, translating to MHDAFEHVPILEKLPLQIDCLAAWEEWLLVGTKQGHLLLYRIKKDIGCNRFEVTLEKSNKNFSKKIQQIHVVSQFKILVSLLVPALPTPACVDFSCLRPQNNIYVHDLLTFQQITTVSKAKGASLFTCDLQQSDNGEEVLRMCVAVRKKLQLYFWKDREFHELQGDFSVPDVPKSMAWCENSICVGFKRDYYLIRVDGKGSIKELFPTGKQLEPLVAPLADGKVAVGQDDLTVVLNEEGVCTQKCALNWTDIPIAMEHQPPYIIAVLPRYVEIRTFEPRLLVQSIELQRPRFITSGGTNIIYVASNHFVWRLIPVSIATQIQQLLQDKQFELALQLAEMKDDSDSEKRQQIHHIKNLFAFNLFCQKRFDESMQVFAKLGTDPTHVMGLYPDLLPTDYRKQLQYPNPLPGLSGTELEKAHLALIDYLTQKRSQLVKKLNDSDHQSSTSPLMEGTPTIKSKKKLLQIIDTTLLKCYLHTNVALVAPLLRLENNHCHIEESEHVLKKAHKYSELIILYEKKGLHEKALQVLVDQSKKANSPLKGHERTVQYLQHLGAENLHLVFSYSVWVLRDYPEDGLKIFTEDLPEVEALPRDRVLSFLIENFKSLAIPYLEHIIHVWEETGADFHNCLIQLYSEKVQALMKEYLSSFPADRSPVPAGEEGGDLGDYRKKLLLFLEKSSCYEPSRLISDFPFDGLLEERALLLGRMGKHEQALFIYVHILKDTNMAENYCHKHYDRNKDGNKDVYLSLLRMYLSPPSVHCLGPIKMEVLEPQANLQAALQVLELHHSKLDTTKAINLLPANTQISEIRIFLEKVLEENAQKKRFNQVLKNLLHAEFLRVQEERILHQQVKCIITEEKVCTVCKKKIGNSAFARYPNAIVVHYFCSKEVNTLDT from the exons AGGAATGGCTCCTTGTTGGTACCAAACAAGGGCATCTTCTTCTTTACAGGATCAAGAAGGACATAG GTTGCAATAGATTTGAAGTGACACTAGAGAAATCCAACAAGAACTTCTCAAAGAAGATCCAGCAG attcaTGTTGTTTCTCAATTTAAAATTCTGGTCAGTCTGTTAG TCCCGGCTCTCCCGACTCCAGCATGCGTAGATTTCAGCTGCCTGCGTCCCC aaaataacatttatgtCCATGACCTGTTAACGTTTCAACAAATAACTACAGTTTCCAAGGCAAAAGGTGCATCTCTCTTCACCTGTGACCTTCAG CAGTCAGATAATGGAGAAGAGGTGCTGAGGATGTGTGTGGCAGTGCGGAAGAAGCTACAactttatttttggaaggaCAGAGAGTTCCATGAACTACAA GGTGACTTCAGTGTACCCGATGTACCCAAATCTATGGCCTGGTGTGAAAACTCCATCTGTGTAGGTTTCAAGAGAGACTATTACTTGATACGG gtGGATGGAAAAGGATCCATCAAAGAACTGTTTCCAACAGGGAAGCAACTGGAACCATTGGTTGCACCTCTAGCAGATGGAAAAGTTGCAGTTGGCCAAGATGATCTAACGGTTGTCCTCAACGAAGAAGGGGTCTGTACCCAGAAATGTGCACTGAATTGGACAGATATTCCAATAGCCATGG AACATCAGCCTCCCTACATCATTGCTGTTCTGCCAAGGTATGTGGAGATCCGCACGTTTGAACCCCGACTGCTGGTACAGAGTATTGAGCTGCAGAGACCACGCTTCATCACCTCTGGAGG GACAAATATCATATATGTGGCTAGTAATCACTTTGTTTGGCGACTCATCCCTGTGTCCATAGCCACACAGatccagcagcttctgcaggatAAGCAGTTTGAGTTGGCTTTGCAGTTGGCA GAAATGAAAGATGATTCAGATAGTGAGAAGCGACAACAAATTCACCACATAAAGAACCTCTTTGCCTTCAACCTCTTCTGTCAGAAGCGCTTTGATGAGTCAATGCAAGTTTTTGCCAAACTTGGTACAG ATCCCACTCACGTGATGGGTCTGTATCCTGACCTACTGCCAACAGATTACAGGAAACAGTTACAGtatcccaaccccctgccaggTCTCTCTGGGACAGAGCTGGAGAAGGCACATTTAGCTCTGATAGACTACCTAACGCAA AAAAGGAGTCAGCTGGTGAAGAAGCTAAATGATTCTGACCATCAATCCAGTACCTCACCCCTCATGGAAGGAACACCCACAATCAAATCCAAAAAGAAGCTGTTACAAATCATTGATACCACCCTGTTAAAATGCTACCTCCAT ACAAATGTAGCACTTGTGGCACCGTTGCTACGTTTGGAGAACAATCATTGCCACATTGAGGAGAGTGAACATGTACTGAAGAAGGCTCATAAATACAGTGAGCTCATAATATTGTATGAGAAGAAAGGTCTGCATGAGAAAG CATTACAGGTGCTGGTGGATCAGTCAAAGAAAGCTAACTCGCCTTTGAAGGGTCATGAGAGGACAGTGCAGTATCTGCAGCATTTGG GTGCAGAGAATTTGCACTTGGTATTTTCCTATTCTGTCTGGGTGCTAAGAGATTACCCCGAAGATGGGCTAAAG ATCTTTACAGAAGACCTCCCTGAAGTGGAAGCATTGCCACGAGACAGAGTGCTCAGTTTTTTGATTGAGAATTTTAAAAGTTTGGCTATTCCTTATCTG GAACACATCATTCATGTCTGGGAAGAAACTGGTGCAGACTTCCACAACTGTCTGATCCAGCTGTACAGTGAGAAAGTGCAGGCCTTAATGAAAGAATATCTCAGCTCTTTCCCAGCAG ATAGATCTCCAGTGcctgctggggaggaaggaggagacTTAGGGGATTACCGGAAAAAACTACTTCTTTTTTTGGAGAAGTCTAGCTGTTATGAACCTAGTCGACTAATTAGTGACTTTCCCTTTGATG GTCTTCTTGAAGAACGTGCTCTGCTCTTGGGTCGTATGGGGAAGCATGAGCAAGCTCTGTTTATTTATGTTCATATTCTGAAGGACACCAACATGGCTGAAaa cTACTGCCATAAACATTATGACAGAAACAAAGATGGCAACAAAGAT GTCTATCTGTCTCTGCTCCGGATGTATCTCTCCCCACCTAGTGTTCATTGCTTGGGGCCAATCAAGATGGAAGTGCTGGAGCCTCAAGCCAATCTGCAGGCTGCTCTACAGGTGTTGGAGCTACATCACAGCAAACTAGATACCACCAAG GCAATAAACCTTCTTCCAGCAAATACACAGATTAGTGAGATTCGGATCTTCCTAGAGAAAGTCCTTGAAGAAAATGCTCAGAAGAAAAGATTCAATCAAGTACTCAAGAATCTTCTCCATGCTGAGTTTCTAAGG GTTCAGGAGGAACGGATCTTGCATCAGCAAGTAAAGTGCATTATTACAGAGGAGAAAGTGTGCACTGTATGTAAAAAGAAGATAGGCAACAG TGCATTTGCCCGGTACCCTAATGCAATAGTTGTGCATTATTTCTGCTCCAAAGAAGTCAACACGTTGGACACCTGA
- the VPS39 gene encoding vam6/Vps39-like protein isoform X3, with product MHDAFEHVPILEKLPLQIDCLAAWEEWLLVGTKQGHLLLYRIKKDIVPGEVMSSESVCCNRFEVTLEKSNKNFSKKIQQIHVVSQFKILVSLLENNIYVHDLLTFQQITTVSKAKGASLFTCDLQQSDNGEEVLRMCVAVRKKLQLYFWKDREFHELQGDFSVPDVPKSMAWCENSICVGFKRDYYLIRVDGKGSIKELFPTGKQLEPLVAPLADGKVAVGQDDLTVVLNEEGVCTQKCALNWTDIPIAMEHQPPYIIAVLPRYVEIRTFEPRLLVQSIELQRPRFITSGGTNIIYVASNHFVWRLIPVSIATQIQQLLQDKQFELALQLAEMKDDSDSEKRQQIHHIKNLFAFNLFCQKRFDESMQVFAKLGTDPTHVMGLYPDLLPTDYRKQLQYPNPLPGLSGTELEKAHLALIDYLTQKRSQLVKKLNDSDHQSSTSPLMEGTPTIKSKKKLLQIIDTTLLKCYLHTNVALVAPLLRLENNHCHIEESEHVLKKAHKYSELIILYEKKGLHEKALQVLVDQSKKANSPLKGHERTVQYLQHLGAENLHLVFSYSVWVLRDYPEDGLKIFTEDLPEVEALPRDRVLSFLIENFKSLAIPYLEHIIHVWEETGADFHNCLIQLYSEKVQALMKEYLSSFPADRSPVPAGEEGGDLGDYRKKLLLFLEKSSCYEPSRLISDFPFDGLLEERALLLGRMGKHEQALFIYVHILKDTNMAENYCHKHYDRNKDGNKDVYLSLLRMYLSPPSVHCLGPIKMEVLEPQANLQAALQVLELHHSKLDTTKAINLLPANTQISEIRIFLEKVLEENAQKKRFNQVLKNLLHAEFLRVQEERILHQQVKCIITEEKVCTVCKKKIGNSAFARYPNAIVVHYFCSKEVNTLDT from the exons AGGAATGGCTCCTTGTTGGTACCAAACAAGGGCATCTTCTTCTTTACAGGATCAAGAAGGACATAG TGCCAGGAGAGGTTATGTCATCAGAAAGTGTCT GTTGCAATAGATTTGAAGTGACACTAGAGAAATCCAACAAGAACTTCTCAAAGAAGATCCAGCAG attcaTGTTGTTTCTCAATTTAAAATTCTGGTCAGTCTGTTAG aaaataacatttatgtCCATGACCTGTTAACGTTTCAACAAATAACTACAGTTTCCAAGGCAAAAGGTGCATCTCTCTTCACCTGTGACCTTCAG CAGTCAGATAATGGAGAAGAGGTGCTGAGGATGTGTGTGGCAGTGCGGAAGAAGCTACAactttatttttggaaggaCAGAGAGTTCCATGAACTACAA GGTGACTTCAGTGTACCCGATGTACCCAAATCTATGGCCTGGTGTGAAAACTCCATCTGTGTAGGTTTCAAGAGAGACTATTACTTGATACGG gtGGATGGAAAAGGATCCATCAAAGAACTGTTTCCAACAGGGAAGCAACTGGAACCATTGGTTGCACCTCTAGCAGATGGAAAAGTTGCAGTTGGCCAAGATGATCTAACGGTTGTCCTCAACGAAGAAGGGGTCTGTACCCAGAAATGTGCACTGAATTGGACAGATATTCCAATAGCCATGG AACATCAGCCTCCCTACATCATTGCTGTTCTGCCAAGGTATGTGGAGATCCGCACGTTTGAACCCCGACTGCTGGTACAGAGTATTGAGCTGCAGAGACCACGCTTCATCACCTCTGGAGG GACAAATATCATATATGTGGCTAGTAATCACTTTGTTTGGCGACTCATCCCTGTGTCCATAGCCACACAGatccagcagcttctgcaggatAAGCAGTTTGAGTTGGCTTTGCAGTTGGCA GAAATGAAAGATGATTCAGATAGTGAGAAGCGACAACAAATTCACCACATAAAGAACCTCTTTGCCTTCAACCTCTTCTGTCAGAAGCGCTTTGATGAGTCAATGCAAGTTTTTGCCAAACTTGGTACAG ATCCCACTCACGTGATGGGTCTGTATCCTGACCTACTGCCAACAGATTACAGGAAACAGTTACAGtatcccaaccccctgccaggTCTCTCTGGGACAGAGCTGGAGAAGGCACATTTAGCTCTGATAGACTACCTAACGCAA AAAAGGAGTCAGCTGGTGAAGAAGCTAAATGATTCTGACCATCAATCCAGTACCTCACCCCTCATGGAAGGAACACCCACAATCAAATCCAAAAAGAAGCTGTTACAAATCATTGATACCACCCTGTTAAAATGCTACCTCCAT ACAAATGTAGCACTTGTGGCACCGTTGCTACGTTTGGAGAACAATCATTGCCACATTGAGGAGAGTGAACATGTACTGAAGAAGGCTCATAAATACAGTGAGCTCATAATATTGTATGAGAAGAAAGGTCTGCATGAGAAAG CATTACAGGTGCTGGTGGATCAGTCAAAGAAAGCTAACTCGCCTTTGAAGGGTCATGAGAGGACAGTGCAGTATCTGCAGCATTTGG GTGCAGAGAATTTGCACTTGGTATTTTCCTATTCTGTCTGGGTGCTAAGAGATTACCCCGAAGATGGGCTAAAG ATCTTTACAGAAGACCTCCCTGAAGTGGAAGCATTGCCACGAGACAGAGTGCTCAGTTTTTTGATTGAGAATTTTAAAAGTTTGGCTATTCCTTATCTG GAACACATCATTCATGTCTGGGAAGAAACTGGTGCAGACTTCCACAACTGTCTGATCCAGCTGTACAGTGAGAAAGTGCAGGCCTTAATGAAAGAATATCTCAGCTCTTTCCCAGCAG ATAGATCTCCAGTGcctgctggggaggaaggaggagacTTAGGGGATTACCGGAAAAAACTACTTCTTTTTTTGGAGAAGTCTAGCTGTTATGAACCTAGTCGACTAATTAGTGACTTTCCCTTTGATG GTCTTCTTGAAGAACGTGCTCTGCTCTTGGGTCGTATGGGGAAGCATGAGCAAGCTCTGTTTATTTATGTTCATATTCTGAAGGACACCAACATGGCTGAAaa cTACTGCCATAAACATTATGACAGAAACAAAGATGGCAACAAAGAT GTCTATCTGTCTCTGCTCCGGATGTATCTCTCCCCACCTAGTGTTCATTGCTTGGGGCCAATCAAGATGGAAGTGCTGGAGCCTCAAGCCAATCTGCAGGCTGCTCTACAGGTGTTGGAGCTACATCACAGCAAACTAGATACCACCAAG GCAATAAACCTTCTTCCAGCAAATACACAGATTAGTGAGATTCGGATCTTCCTAGAGAAAGTCCTTGAAGAAAATGCTCAGAAGAAAAGATTCAATCAAGTACTCAAGAATCTTCTCCATGCTGAGTTTCTAAGG GTTCAGGAGGAACGGATCTTGCATCAGCAAGTAAAGTGCATTATTACAGAGGAGAAAGTGTGCACTGTATGTAAAAAGAAGATAGGCAACAG TGCATTTGCCCGGTACCCTAATGCAATAGTTGTGCATTATTTCTGCTCCAAAGAAGTCAACACGTTGGACACCTGA
- the VPS39 gene encoding vam6/Vps39-like protein isoform X1 translates to MHDAFEHVPILEKLPLQIDCLAAWEEWLLVGTKQGHLLLYRIKKDIVPGEVMSSESVCCNRFEVTLEKSNKNFSKKIQQIHVVSQFKILVSLLVPALPTPACVDFSCLRPQNNIYVHDLLTFQQITTVSKAKGASLFTCDLQQSDNGEEVLRMCVAVRKKLQLYFWKDREFHELQGDFSVPDVPKSMAWCENSICVGFKRDYYLIRVDGKGSIKELFPTGKQLEPLVAPLADGKVAVGQDDLTVVLNEEGVCTQKCALNWTDIPIAMEHQPPYIIAVLPRYVEIRTFEPRLLVQSIELQRPRFITSGGTNIIYVASNHFVWRLIPVSIATQIQQLLQDKQFELALQLAEMKDDSDSEKRQQIHHIKNLFAFNLFCQKRFDESMQVFAKLGTDPTHVMGLYPDLLPTDYRKQLQYPNPLPGLSGTELEKAHLALIDYLTQKRSQLVKKLNDSDHQSSTSPLMEGTPTIKSKKKLLQIIDTTLLKCYLHTNVALVAPLLRLENNHCHIEESEHVLKKAHKYSELIILYEKKGLHEKALQVLVDQSKKANSPLKGHERTVQYLQHLGAENLHLVFSYSVWVLRDYPEDGLKIFTEDLPEVEALPRDRVLSFLIENFKSLAIPYLEHIIHVWEETGADFHNCLIQLYSEKVQALMKEYLSSFPADRSPVPAGEEGGDLGDYRKKLLLFLEKSSCYEPSRLISDFPFDGLLEERALLLGRMGKHEQALFIYVHILKDTNMAENYCHKHYDRNKDGNKDVYLSLLRMYLSPPSVHCLGPIKMEVLEPQANLQAALQVLELHHSKLDTTKAINLLPANTQISEIRIFLEKVLEENAQKKRFNQVLKNLLHAEFLRVQEERILHQQVKCIITEEKVCTVCKKKIGNSAFARYPNAIVVHYFCSKEVNTLDT, encoded by the exons AGGAATGGCTCCTTGTTGGTACCAAACAAGGGCATCTTCTTCTTTACAGGATCAAGAAGGACATAG TGCCAGGAGAGGTTATGTCATCAGAAAGTGTCT GTTGCAATAGATTTGAAGTGACACTAGAGAAATCCAACAAGAACTTCTCAAAGAAGATCCAGCAG attcaTGTTGTTTCTCAATTTAAAATTCTGGTCAGTCTGTTAG TCCCGGCTCTCCCGACTCCAGCATGCGTAGATTTCAGCTGCCTGCGTCCCC aaaataacatttatgtCCATGACCTGTTAACGTTTCAACAAATAACTACAGTTTCCAAGGCAAAAGGTGCATCTCTCTTCACCTGTGACCTTCAG CAGTCAGATAATGGAGAAGAGGTGCTGAGGATGTGTGTGGCAGTGCGGAAGAAGCTACAactttatttttggaaggaCAGAGAGTTCCATGAACTACAA GGTGACTTCAGTGTACCCGATGTACCCAAATCTATGGCCTGGTGTGAAAACTCCATCTGTGTAGGTTTCAAGAGAGACTATTACTTGATACGG gtGGATGGAAAAGGATCCATCAAAGAACTGTTTCCAACAGGGAAGCAACTGGAACCATTGGTTGCACCTCTAGCAGATGGAAAAGTTGCAGTTGGCCAAGATGATCTAACGGTTGTCCTCAACGAAGAAGGGGTCTGTACCCAGAAATGTGCACTGAATTGGACAGATATTCCAATAGCCATGG AACATCAGCCTCCCTACATCATTGCTGTTCTGCCAAGGTATGTGGAGATCCGCACGTTTGAACCCCGACTGCTGGTACAGAGTATTGAGCTGCAGAGACCACGCTTCATCACCTCTGGAGG GACAAATATCATATATGTGGCTAGTAATCACTTTGTTTGGCGACTCATCCCTGTGTCCATAGCCACACAGatccagcagcttctgcaggatAAGCAGTTTGAGTTGGCTTTGCAGTTGGCA GAAATGAAAGATGATTCAGATAGTGAGAAGCGACAACAAATTCACCACATAAAGAACCTCTTTGCCTTCAACCTCTTCTGTCAGAAGCGCTTTGATGAGTCAATGCAAGTTTTTGCCAAACTTGGTACAG ATCCCACTCACGTGATGGGTCTGTATCCTGACCTACTGCCAACAGATTACAGGAAACAGTTACAGtatcccaaccccctgccaggTCTCTCTGGGACAGAGCTGGAGAAGGCACATTTAGCTCTGATAGACTACCTAACGCAA AAAAGGAGTCAGCTGGTGAAGAAGCTAAATGATTCTGACCATCAATCCAGTACCTCACCCCTCATGGAAGGAACACCCACAATCAAATCCAAAAAGAAGCTGTTACAAATCATTGATACCACCCTGTTAAAATGCTACCTCCAT ACAAATGTAGCACTTGTGGCACCGTTGCTACGTTTGGAGAACAATCATTGCCACATTGAGGAGAGTGAACATGTACTGAAGAAGGCTCATAAATACAGTGAGCTCATAATATTGTATGAGAAGAAAGGTCTGCATGAGAAAG CATTACAGGTGCTGGTGGATCAGTCAAAGAAAGCTAACTCGCCTTTGAAGGGTCATGAGAGGACAGTGCAGTATCTGCAGCATTTGG GTGCAGAGAATTTGCACTTGGTATTTTCCTATTCTGTCTGGGTGCTAAGAGATTACCCCGAAGATGGGCTAAAG ATCTTTACAGAAGACCTCCCTGAAGTGGAAGCATTGCCACGAGACAGAGTGCTCAGTTTTTTGATTGAGAATTTTAAAAGTTTGGCTATTCCTTATCTG GAACACATCATTCATGTCTGGGAAGAAACTGGTGCAGACTTCCACAACTGTCTGATCCAGCTGTACAGTGAGAAAGTGCAGGCCTTAATGAAAGAATATCTCAGCTCTTTCCCAGCAG ATAGATCTCCAGTGcctgctggggaggaaggaggagacTTAGGGGATTACCGGAAAAAACTACTTCTTTTTTTGGAGAAGTCTAGCTGTTATGAACCTAGTCGACTAATTAGTGACTTTCCCTTTGATG GTCTTCTTGAAGAACGTGCTCTGCTCTTGGGTCGTATGGGGAAGCATGAGCAAGCTCTGTTTATTTATGTTCATATTCTGAAGGACACCAACATGGCTGAAaa cTACTGCCATAAACATTATGACAGAAACAAAGATGGCAACAAAGAT GTCTATCTGTCTCTGCTCCGGATGTATCTCTCCCCACCTAGTGTTCATTGCTTGGGGCCAATCAAGATGGAAGTGCTGGAGCCTCAAGCCAATCTGCAGGCTGCTCTACAGGTGTTGGAGCTACATCACAGCAAACTAGATACCACCAAG GCAATAAACCTTCTTCCAGCAAATACACAGATTAGTGAGATTCGGATCTTCCTAGAGAAAGTCCTTGAAGAAAATGCTCAGAAGAAAAGATTCAATCAAGTACTCAAGAATCTTCTCCATGCTGAGTTTCTAAGG GTTCAGGAGGAACGGATCTTGCATCAGCAAGTAAAGTGCATTATTACAGAGGAGAAAGTGTGCACTGTATGTAAAAAGAAGATAGGCAACAG TGCATTTGCCCGGTACCCTAATGCAATAGTTGTGCATTATTTCTGCTCCAAAGAAGTCAACACGTTGGACACCTGA